The genomic DNA GTCTATAACAGAAAGCGGCGCCATTCGTCTTTGGGTTATATCAGCCCGGATAGTTTTGAAGAAAAAGGCGGGTCAAAATGAGACCGGTCAAGCCCTACACAAAAATGGGCTTAAACTGTCTCGCAAACGGGGCGCAGTCCACCACTCACCCGCGAAAACGGAAGTTCCGCACGCGGTCAGAACCAGAAGCGCTACTATTATTTTTTTCATTATACACTCCTCCTTGGTTTGTCGTAAGCCCCCGTTTCCGGGGCTTAACTACGGGCCCTTGCGGGGCCTACGGCTTTTAGAACCTTGCGGTCCCGAAGAAGAAGCGCCTTTTCTAAACCGGCGCTCCGCCCCCCCTTTACGCCGGGGGTGACGGTCTCCCTTGCCGGGAGCCTCCTCTACAGAGCAATATTATTATCGCAAAAAGTCCGCAATCTTGTCAAAGCTGCGGTGCTGCGGCCCCTTTATGGTCCCGGCGGCAATTGATATAATTGTGGCTCAATGAAAATGCATCGCATTTTTGCGCTATTTTTCATACTGACGGTCGGCTTTTTCGCCATAGCCGTTTATCTCTCTTCGCAATGGAATAAAACGCTTGTCATTTACCCGGTGGGGAGAGATTTTCTCATGTTGCAGTCCGCCGGTTCGGAGGATGGCGCGGAGGACGAAGAGAATTCCAGGCAGGACAGGGAAGAAAAAGGCACAGCGCAGAGGATCCGGAACGAGAACGGGACACTGGAAGCCCGGTACAAATTCCTTAACTTCAACAAAGACAGACTTACGGTCTCCTTCACGATGGCCGAGACGGAGTACAACAGGTACCTGACCGGTTACGGTTATTCCGACGCGGAACTTTCAAGCCTCAACCAATGGCGGAATACCAACCGACAGAAGGAATGGGCGAAGGCCGTAAAAAAAGGCGGGAAGGCCGAAGGCAATAAAGCGCTGGCGGCCGTGGACTGGGAATACAATGTCCGCCTGAAGGAACTTTTTCACTCGCGCGGTTTCGCGCTTCTGCCCGGCAATGTGGTTACATGCGACATTCCCGCCATTGTAAAGCGCAACACCCCTTTCCTCAGGCCCCTGGCGCTGGCTTTTCAGAAAATTTCCGCCGACAGAGGGTATGGTTCGGAGGAAACGGTGGGCGCGGCCCTCTCCATGGTGCAGACGGCCATCCGTTATAAGATCCCGCCGACGATAGAAAACGGCAGACACACCGGCGGCTTACTGCCGCCGGGCAGGACTCTGCTCGGCGGCTGGGGAGACTGCGACACCAAAACGGCGCTGGTGGCCTCGATACTTGGCAGTTGGAGCGGAATGCGCCTGGTGGGAATAGCCGTGCCGGGACACTACCTGATGGCTATACGAAGGATACCCGCCAAGGGGGACGCGTTCGTGGAGTATAACGGGCTTGAGTATGTGCTGATAGAGCCCGCGGGGCCGGCATGGCTTGAACCCGGCAGAGTGGGAAGAACGACCACCACGCTTATGCAGGGGGCGGAGGGTTATAAAATAGAGCCGTTCTTTTAATGTGTCCGCTGGAAAAGTCAGCGGACACATGATTAATACAGTTGGAGGAAAAATGTTCAACACAAGAGTCATAGTGAGCCTGTTTGAATTTATGCTTGCGGTAGTTATGTCAGGGGTGGTAATAGCCTTGACCTATAAAATATTCATACGGGCCAATCCGGATTTCAACATGGAAAACGAAATAAGGAAAGGCAACGCCGCGGTAGGCACGCTTATGGCGGCAATACTGTTTGCCGCCTCCATGATATTGCAGAAAGGCATGAGCGCAGTGGTCAGCATGTTCCGCCTGTATATGTCCGCCCCTGGCGAAAGCCCGTTCGGCCTTGGAAAACTGGCGCTGCTCTGCTTTGCACATCTCGGCATATCCATGCTGCTGGCCGTAATAACCATTTCAGTCACGCTGCGGCTTTTCGGCAGGCTGGACAAAACCCTGCACGCCGGCAAAGAACTGCAAAAAGGCAATCTGGCGGTGGGAATACTGCTGGCGGGCGTTGTGCTGGTGGCCGCGCTTTATGTGGGCGAGGGCGTAAGTTCAATTTCAAAAGCCATGGTGCCCCAGCCCTCCATAGGCAGAATAGAGATAATGAAGTAGGGAAACAGAATTCAGAAGCCAGAAGTCAGTAGACAGTAGTCCGAATTCTGGATTCTGAATTCCGGCTCCTGTCTACCTTTTAAATTCCAAAATATACCGCTTTGGGGTTGTGAAGGACGAAAGCCGACACCGAGGCTTCGGGTTCCATCATCAGGTTGTCGGTAAGCTTCAGGTTTATTGCCGCTTCGGGTTCAAGCAATTTAAAAAGTTTAGTCTGCCCCGACAGCTCCGGGCAGACCGGGTAGCCGAAACTGTAGCGCTTGCCGCGGTATTTCGCGAGGTGCAGCGGTTTAACGGGCGCTTCGTTAACAAAACCCCAATCTTTTCTTATAATGGCGTGAACAGCTTCGGCAAAAGCTTCGGCGAGAGTCAGCGCCAGGGCCTCTATCATGTAAGAACGCAGGTAGTTGCCCCTTTCCCGCTCGGCTTTTGAAAGTTCCATCACACCCTCGCCGCAGGTTACGGCGAAAAACGCCATGTAGTCCGTTTTTGATCCGTCCGGCGAAATGAAATCCGGTATTGAAAGCCTATCGCCGACGGTCTGCCTTGGAAAATAGAAAGTTTCTATTTTGGTTTTTGCGTCAGTCTTGTAAACATTGATTGAATTGCCTGAACTTTTAACCGGGAAAAAGCGGTAAACCCCGCGCGCTTTAAGCAGTTTCCCTGAGATTATCTCAGTCTTCAGCTCTTCCACATGTTTTTTGACATCCTCAACTTTTTTAATGTCCGTTTTTTTCAGTTTAAGGAACCGGAGGTTGAACAGGTCGTAATTAAGGTTTTCAAAAAGCCCGCTTAGATCAAAATCGTTCAGTATGTGTTTATCCAGATCGGCGGGAACAGGAATATTGTCAGGATATAAGGCTGTGACACTGGCCTGTCGCGGGCCTATGGCGCTGTCCGCGACTGAAGGCTGATGGCTGTGACTCTGGCCTGTCGCGGGCCTCTGGCGCTGTCCGCGACTGAAGGATGAAGAATTAATAGTTGCCTCTTTTGACTGGTTACCGGTTACCGGCGACTGGTTACTGGCAATCGCGCTGCCCAGCGCGTAATTAAGCCCGCCCATGGCGTCCTGGGCGTAAAACACCTGGCCCTTATAAACCGGCACGATATTGTTTTCTGTGTACTTCGCGGTTAATGCGGCCCCCCCCACAAGCAGCGGACAGCTTATACCCGCCAGCGCAAGCTCGCGCGCGGTTATAGCCATCTGCTCGGTTGAACGGACAAGCAGCCCGGAGAGCCCGATAAAGTCGGGCTTTTCTTTCAGCGCCGCTTCCACAATAGTTTCCGAAGGCACTTTGACGCCCAGGTCCAGTACCTCAAAGCCGTTGGATTCAAAAATAATATTTACAAGGTTCTTTCCTATGTCATGCACATCGCCTTTAACCGTGGCAAGAAGCACTTTGCCGCGCTTCGGGGCTTTTGCCGCCTTTAAAGCGCTTTCCATTACAGCTACGGCTTTTTTTGTCACTTCGGCGCTCTGCAGCACTTCGGTGACTATCAGCTCGCCGGCCGCGAATTTTTTGCCCACCGAACCCATGGCTTTAAGCACCGGGCCGTTTATTATTTCAAGCGGGCCGTATTTCTCAAGCAGTTTATTCACCAATTCCTCAACGCCTTCTTTTGAACCGTCGCTTATTTTGGCCTCGAGGGCCTCTTCGGGCGGCAGGGCGGCGCTTTTGGTTTCGGTCAGCGCGGCTTTTTTTACGCCCCTGAAATATTCGGCGAAAACCGAAGCGGCGTTAGCGTTGCGCGCGAATATCAGATCTTCGGCCATGGCTTTTTCATCCGGCGCCATGGAAGCGTATCTTTTAAGTTTTTCAATATTTACTATCGCCACGCCCAGCCCCGCGCCCACCAAATGATGAAGGAACACCGAGTTGAGTATTTCGCGGCCGGCCGGCGGCAGGCCGAACGAAACATTGCTGACTCCGAGCACGGTTTTTGTTTTCGGGAACAGCTTTTTTATCTCGGCCACGGCCTTTAGGGTTTCATGCGCCGTGGCGGCGTACTCGGGGCCCACACCCACCGGGAACACCAGCGGATCAAAAATTATGTCTTCTTCCGGCAAGGCGCAATCCGCGGTCAAAAACCGATAAGCGCGCCGCGCGATGGTGACTTTGCGCTGGGCCGTGCGGGCCATGCCTTCTTCCTTGTTCTCGTCTATGCAGCCGAACACCAGCTTCGCGCCATAGGTTTTGCAAAGCCCGGCCACTTTGCGGGGTTTATCCTCGCCGAATTCAAAATTAACCGAATTGAGTATTATCTTGCCCGGCGCGTATTTTAAAACTTCTTCCATCGCCTTTACATCAGTGGTATCTATCATAAGCGGCACCCGCACCGCTTTGATCAGCATTGGAATAAAGGTGTTTATATCCTCAATTTCGTTCCTCTCAGGATTGGAAAGGCACACGTCCAGCACATGGGCTCCGGCCTTAACCTGGGCCCGGGCCATCTCGACCGCCTCGTCCCAATGCCCCGCGGCCACTATGTCACGGAATTTTTTAGAACCGATGGAATTATTGCGCTCGCCGGCCATCACGGGCGGCTCTATGTCTTCAGAATAAAGCGCCTCAACCCCGGAAAGCGTCCAGGGGTGGTCCACGCGCCGAACGCCCGGTTTCACGCCGCGAAGGGCGGAGCTTAAAGCCTTTATATGGCCGGGCAGCGTGCCGCAGCAGCCGCCCGCAATATTAAGCCAGCCCTTTTTTGCGAAGCCAAGCATTGAAGCGGCAAAATCCTCAGGCGTTTGCGTATAGAGGCCGTTCTCGTTAGGCAGACCGGCGTTCGGCATGCAGAATATCGGGAACGGCGACACTTTTGAAAGCGCTTCCAGGCGCGCGCCCATGTTTTTAGGGCCGGCTCCGCAGTTAAAGCCTAAAGCTGAAAGCGGGAAATGGCTTAAGGCGGAATAGACCGCCTCGGTATTGTGGCCGCTCAGCATAAGACCGAATGAATCCATGGTAACCGACGCTATGACCGGTACCTGTCCCAATTTAGAGCCCAGCGCCTGGCGCGCTGCCACAAGGCCCGCTTTCAGGTTCATTATGTCGTGGGCGGTTTCAAGCAGCAGAATATCAACCCCGGCCTCAAGCATGGCGTTTATCTGTTCAAGGTAGAGCCCACGCATCTGGTCAAAGGTCACCCCACCGGTCACAAAAATGGATTTGTTGGTGGGGCCTATTGAACCCGCCACGAACCTGGGCTTATCCGGAGTTGAATATTTAGCCGCAGCCGCTTTGGCCAGCTTAACCGAGGCGAGGTTCAGCTCTTTTGCCGAACCCTGCAGGCCGTACTCGGCCAGCACCGCCGAATTGGCACCGAAAGTGTTGGTTTCTATAACATCGGCCCCGGCTTTAAGATAATCCTCGTGCACGCGCGTGACGGCCTCGGGTTTTGAAATCGAGAGATATTCGTTCAAGCCCTCGTATTCCGGTTTGCCGTAATCGGCGGGTTTAAGCGCCATGGTCTGCAGATAGGAGCCGGTGGCGCCGTCAAAAATAATTATTTTTTCTTTAAGCAGGTT from Elusimicrobiota bacterium includes the following:
- a CDS encoding DUF350 domain-containing protein; the encoded protein is MFNTRVIVSLFEFMLAVVMSGVVIALTYKIFIRANPDFNMENEIRKGNAAVGTLMAAILFAASMILQKGMSAVVSMFRLYMSAPGESPFGLGKLALLCFAHLGISMLLAVITISVTLRLFGRLDKTLHAGKELQKGNLAVGILLAGVVLVAALYVGEGVSSISKAMVPQPSIGRIEIMK
- the metH gene encoding methionine synthase, whose protein sequence is NLLKEKIIIFDGATGSYLQTMALKPADYGKPEYEGLNEYLSISKPEAVTRVHEDYLKAGADVIETNTFGANSAVLAEYGLQGSAKELNLASVKLAKAAAAKYSTPDKPRFVAGSIGPTNKSIFVTGGVTFDQMRGLYLEQINAMLEAGVDILLLETAHDIMNLKAGLVAARQALGSKLGQVPVIASVTMDSFGLMLSGHNTEAVYSALSHFPLSALGFNCGAGPKNMGARLEALSKVSPFPIFCMPNAGLPNENGLYTQTPEDFAASMLGFAKKGWLNIAGGCCGTLPGHIKALSSALRGVKPGVRRVDHPWTLSGVEALYSEDIEPPVMAGERNNSIGSKKFRDIVAAGHWDEAVEMARAQVKAGAHVLDVCLSNPERNEIEDINTFIPMLIKAVRVPLMIDTTDVKAMEEVLKYAPGKIILNSVNFEFGEDKPRKVAGLCKTYGAKLVFGCIDENKEEGMARTAQRKVTIARRAYRFLTADCALPEEDIIFDPLVFPVGVGPEYAATAHETLKAVAEIKKLFPKTKTVLGVSNVSFGLPPAGREILNSVFLHHLVGAGLGVAIVNIEKLKRYASMAPDEKAMAEDLIFARNANAASVFAEYFRGVKKAALTETKSAALPPEEALEAKISDGSKEGVEELVNKLLEKYGPLEIINGPVLKAMGSVGKKFAAGELIVTEVLQSAEVTKKAVAVMESALKAAKAPKRGKVLLATVKGDVHDIGKNLVNIIFESNGFEVLDLGVKVPSETIVEAALKEKPDFIGLSGLLVRSTEQMAITARELALAGISCPLLVGGAALTAKYTENNIVPVYKGQVFYAQDAMGGLNYALGSAIASNQSPVTGNQSKEATINSSSFSRGQRQRPATGQSHSHQPSVADSAIGPRQASVTALYPDNIPVPADLDKHILNDFDLSGLFENLNYDLFNLRFLKLKKTDIKKVEDVKKHVEELKTEIISGKLLKARGVYRFFPVKSSGNSINVYKTDAKTKIETFYFPRQTVGDRLSIPDFISPDGSKTDYMAFFAVTCGEGVMELSKAERERGNYLRSYMIEALALTLAEAFAEAVHAIIRKDWGFVNEAPVKPLHLAKYRGKRYSFGYPVCPELSGQTKLFKLLEPEAAINLKLTDNLMMEPEASVSAFVLHNPKAVYFGI